A stretch of Labrus bergylta chromosome 19, fLabBer1.1, whole genome shotgun sequence DNA encodes these proteins:
- the tpbga gene encoding trophoblast glycoprotein a, producing MLDLAKHVVLCALLGCVYASCPPRCECSEAAHTVKCVSRDLRSIPTGIPGYTRNLFITGNQISRIGPESFKGLDNVTNLSLSNNRISEVESHTFTGLRSLRSLDLSNNQLAVIHPEAFIAQNQSLRELNLSRALYNHSSVMDLANSLRWSSLGNLRSLDLSHNSLIFLPSRIFSHLSSLQRLQLSNNSLVAIHNATFSGLERLQELDLTLNALKTVPEEGLRELDSIYPATLLLGENPFMCKCGIEPFALWLNRSQERISDAEDLVCAFPASMRNTSMLAVGTLTLGCHQRNVGADLALQTSYVFLGIVLGFVGLIFLFVLYLNRKGIKKRIYDMRDACREVWDGYHYRFEIDSGPRLSQVSTNADM from the exons ATGCTGGATTTGGCGAAGCACGTTGTTTTGTGCGCGCTGCTCGGTTGCGTTTACGCGTCGTGTCCCCCGCGCTGTGAGTGCTCGGAGGCGGCTCACACCGTGAAGTGCGTCTCCAGAGACCTGCGGAGTATACCGACCGGGATCCCCGGATACACCAGGAATCTGTTCATAACTGGGAATCAGATCAGTCGTATCGGCCCGGAGTCTTTTAAAGGGCTGGATAATGTGACCAACCTCTCTCTGAGCAATAACAG AATTTCCGAGGTGGAGTCCCACACCTTCACTGGACTCCGCAGCCTCCGCTCTCTGGATTTAAGCAACAACCAGCTGGCAGTCATCCACCCTGAGGCCTTTATCGCGCAGAACCAGTCTCTGCGGGAGCTCAACCTCAGTCGAGCCCTCTACAACCACTCGTCTGTAATGGACTTGGCCAACTCCCTCCGCTGGAGCTCCCTGGGGAACCTGAGGTCACTGGACCTGTCACACAACAGCCTCATCTTCTTACCTTCGCGGATCTTCTCCCACCTGAGCAGCCTGCAGCGCCTCCAGCTGTCCAACAACTCCCTGGTTGCAATCCACAACGCCACTTTTTCAGGTTTGGAGCGTCTGCAGGAGCTCGACCTGACACTCAATGCCCTGAAGACGGTGCCTGAAGAAGGGCTGCGAGAGCTGGACTCCATTTACCCAGCAACTCTCCTCCTCGGGGAGAACCCGTTCATGTGCAAGTGTGGAATCGAACCTTTTGCTTTGTGGCTCAACAGATCGCAGGAACGCATCAGTGACGCAGAGGACCTTGTGTGCGCCTTCCCAGCCAGCATGAGGAACACATCCATGCTCGCTGTGGGAACACTGACCTTGGGGTGCCACCAGAGGAATGTGGGCGCTGACCTCGCTCTGCAGACCTCTTACGTCTTCCTGGGTATAGTCCTCGGCTTTGTGggcctcatcttcctctttgtaCTTTATCTCAACCGCAAGGGCATCAAGAAGAGGATATATGACATGCGTGACGCCTGCAGGGAGGTGTGGGACGGATATCACTATCGCTTCGAGATCGACTCTGGTCCAAGGCTATCACAGGTCTCCACCAACGCCGACATGTGA
- the tmem222b gene encoding transmembrane protein 222, which yields MADVVDKDTMKNYHIASEKINTATCRYPYCIVWTPIPVLSWLLPFIGHMGICTSTGVIRDFAGPYFVSEDNMAFGRPTKYWMLDVGKVYASGSNAWDTAVHDASEEYKHRMHNLCCDNCHSHVAMALNLMRYENSTSWNMVKLCLLVLIHGKHVSCAGFLKTWLPFLMLNGIIMTVALALNLR from the exons ATGGCGGATGTTGTTGATAAAGACACCATGAAGAATTACCACATAGCGTCTGAGAAAATTAACACAGCGACCTGTCGGTATCCGTACTGTATTGTTTGGACACCTATCCCCGTGTTATC aTGGCTGTTACCATTTATTGGTCACATGGGAATCTGCACATCCACTGGCGTCATCCGGGACTTTGCTGGACCTTACTTTGTCTCA GAAGACAACATGGCTTTTGGAAGACCAACAAA GTACTGGATGTTGGACGTTGGTAAAGTCTATGCTAGCGGCTCCAATGCCTGGGACACAGCAGTGCATGATGCATCAGAGGAGTATAAGCACAGAATG cacAACCTCTGCTGCGACAACTGTCACTCACATGTCGCCATGGCTCTGAATCTGATGCGATATGAAAACAGCACCTCTTGGAACATGGTCAAACTCTGCCTCCTTGTACTGATCCATGGGAAACATGTCAG CTGCGCAGGCTTTCTGAAGACCTGGCTGCCTTTCCTGATGCTGAACGGCATCATCATGACGGTAGCCCTGGCCCTCAATCTGCGGTGA
- the paqr7a gene encoding progestin and adipoQ receptor family member VII, a — MATIVMERIGRVFISLQQIREFPRILTEAAPSMPGTVRDMEVPCYFRERHICTGYRPLNQNWRYYFLSLFQRHNETINIWTHLLAFFIVLVKLLQLSETVDFASDHHSWPLLILILSSLIYSAFSALAHLLGGKSELCHYVFFFLDYVGVAQYQYGSAIVHFYYAVDESLHSYVNWIFMPAATVFSCLSCLGCCYGKYCNHSQPNWVRKVCQVVPSALAYIWDSSPVAKRLMSWSAESNDPAIVYHFGQVAFFLSCATFFSFPLLECCLPGRCDFIGQSHQIFHVFLSCCTLCQIRASYLDFVGRRELYSVLHGSSEAALFVGLYVLTLVVCALIAALMLRKVKQMLHLRDKAK, encoded by the coding sequence ATGGCGACGATTGTGATGGAGAGAATCGGGCGAGTGTTCATCAGCCTGCAGCAGATCAGGGAGTTTCCCCGGATTCTGACTGAGGCTGCACCCTCCATGCCCGGCACCGTCCGAGACATGGAAGTTCCATGCTACTTCAGGGAGCGCCACATCTGCACCGGCTACAGACCGCTCAACCAGAACTGGCGATACTACTTCCTGTCGTTATTCCAGCGGCACAATGAGACCATCAACATCTGGACTCACCTGCTGGCATTTTTCATTGTTCTTGTTAAATTGCTGCAGCTCTCGGAGACGGTGGACTTTGCCAGTGATCATCATTCGTGGCCTTTGTTGATCCTCATCCTGTCCTCGTTGATCTACTCGGCATTCAGTGCATTAGCTCACCTACTGGGGGGCAAGTCTGAGCTGTGTCActatgtcttcttcttcttggactATGTTGGGGTGGCGCAGTATCAGTACGGCAGCGCTATAGTCCACTTTTATTACGCTGTGGATGAGAGCTTACACAGCTATGTGAATTGGATCTTCATGCCTGCTGCTACTGTTTTCAGCTGTCTGTCATGCCTGGGTTGCTGCTACGGCAAATACTGCAACCACAGCCAACCCAACTGGGTGCGGAAGGTATGCCAGGTGGTGCCCTCTGCACTGGCATATATCTGGGACAGCAGTCCTGTGGCTAAAAGGCTGATGTCCTGGTCAGCAGAAAGCAACGACCCAGCTATAGTCTATCACTTTGGCCAGGTGGCGTTCTTTCTCAGCTGCGCCACCTTTTTCAGCTTCCCCCTTCTGGAATGCTGCTTACCCGGGCGGTGCGACTTTATCGGACAGAGTCATCAGATATTCCAcgtttttctctcctgctgcaCCCTGTGTCAGATCCGGGCCTCCTACCTGGACTTTGTGGGCCGCAGAGAACTGTACTCGGTGCTGCACGGGAGCAGTGAGGCCGCTCTCTTTGTCGGGTTGTATGTGCTCACTTTGGTTGTATGTGCGCTGATTGCTGCCCTCATGTtgagaaaagtaaaacaaatgcTTCACTTAAGAGATAAGGCAAAATAA